A window of the Citrus sinensis cultivar Valencia sweet orange chromosome 9, DVS_A1.0, whole genome shotgun sequence genome harbors these coding sequences:
- the LOC102609060 gene encoding low-temperature-induced 65 kDa protein, whose translation MESEMARPHGHGHEQEPQVVENQMEGEDEHHHGKKWVLKKVKAKAKQIKDTFTKHGHGPDHDHDLDEKDDDDDDDEVVEEPEIHGAPIYDSAEIKSTGTTEATGQSGVNAGRSTAMDVDPLPPERTINPVAGSRVHEHEENRGQPKVNVGLTSVVDEAPKAPQNTPVAHAGTTTDTHHVRDQDPTRTFIPGQEEHSGQPNVNLQRPKGGLVEDPATAGAYTPSNYQTKATDPTGKGGEEAGISPTLSSFEKMSISDESKSKSGQKQNWPTGTEDFHTSLSTGSHDQFSPELTPPKPVTGEAFHSTGTQDHPHDDYAEAKEALDSSRDTASGRQPNQGSYTEKISSATPAIAAKAISAKNVVASKLGYGEQGDTGGHEMHATGDKSKSSMPASTVDYGKKIGVTVTEKLSPVYEKVAGAGSTLMSKIPGTTNTGSEKEHGVGAQDKGVSVKDYFAEKLRPGEEDRALSQVITEALRKKKAKQENKSTSSRPVTEVVSDALHNRNEEPEEITSRPMGKVTESEEVARRLGTTEHDTSNEGIDSSFVNNSNMGVVGKIKGAVGSWFGGKGEETPGSQQSHSAPVGSALDEAGRNNNNTTGERRLQETGN comes from the exons ATGGAATCCGAAATGGCACGTCCTCATGGCCACGGCCACGAGCAAGAACCCCAGGTTGTTGAGAATCAAATGG AAGGTGAAGATGAGCATCACCATGGGAAGAAATGGGTTCTCAAGAAGGTGAAAGCAAAGGCAAAGCAGATAAAAGACACATTTACTAAGCATGGCCATGGTCCCGACCATGATCATGATCTTGATGagaaagatgatgatgatgatgatgatgaggtGGTTGAAGAACCTGAAATTCATGGTGCCCCAA TATATGACTCTGCAGAAATTAAAAGTACTGGGACAACGGAAGCTACCGGACAATCTGGGGTCAATGCTGGAAGATCAACGGCCATGGACGTTGATCCTCTGCCTCCGGAGCGAACCATAAACCCTGTAGCTGGAAGCCGTGTTCATGAGCATGAGGAAAATAGGGGTCAGCCAAAGGTCAATGTTGGATTGACATCAGTCGTGGATGAGGCTCCCAAAGCACCACAAAACACGCCTGTAGCTCATGCTGGTACTACTACTGACACTCATCACGTCAGAGACCAGGACCCAACAAGAACATTTATTCCTGGTCAAGAGGAACATTCCGGGCAGCCAAACGTCAACTTACAAAGGCCAAAAGGAGGCTTGGTGGAGGATCCTGCTACGGCTGGTGCTTATACTCCATCAAATTATCAGACCAAAGCGACCGATCCCACTGGCAAAG GCGGCGAAGAAGCAGGAATTAGCCCAACTCTTAGTTCTTTTGAGAAGATGAGCATCTCTGATGagtcaaaatcaaaatcaggaCAGAAACAAAACTGGCCCACTGGAACTGAAGATTTTCACACCAGCTTATCCACTGGAAGCCATGACCAATTCTCTCCAGAATTGACTCCTCCAAAACCCGTCACTGGAGAAGCTTTTCATAGCACAGGAACACAGGATCACCCACATGACGATTATGCTGAGGCCAAAGAAGCTCTTGATAGCTCAAGAGATACTGCTTCCGGCAGGCAGCCGAATCAGGGTAGCTACACTGAGAAAATATCATCAGCCACGCCTGCAATTGCTGCTAAAGCAATCTCTGCTAAGAATGTTGTAGCTTCAAAGCTTGGATATGGCGAGCAAGGCGACACAGGAGGGCATGAAATGCATGCAACAGGGGACAAGAGTAAGAGCTCTATGCCAGCATCAACAGTAGATTACGGAAAGAAGATTGGCGTTACTGTGACAGAGAAACTGAGTCCAGTTTATGAGAAGGTTGCTGGGGCTGGAAGTACTCTCATGTCGAAAATACCTGGCACTACTAATACAGGCAGCGAGAAGGAACACGGGGTTGGGGCGCAAGACAAAGGAGTTTCTGTGAAGGACTATTTTGCAGAGAAATTGAGGCCTGGAGAAGAAGACCGGGCGCTCTCACAGGTCATAACTGAGGCTCTGCGAAAGAAGAAGGCAAAGCAGGAGAACAAGTCTACGTCGTCCAGGCCAGTGACTGAAGTAGTCTCAGATGCTTTGCATAATCGGAATGAAGAACCTGAGGAGATAACAAGTAGGCCAATGGGAAAGGTGACTGAATCTGAGGAGGTCGCAAGGAGATTGGGCACCACAGAGCATGATACTTCTAATGAGGGAATTGATTCGAGCTTTGTGAATAATTCCAATATGGGTGTGGTGGGTAAGATCAAAGGTGCTGTAGGTTCGTGGTTTGGTGGAAAAGGAGAGGAGACTCCGGGGTCTCAGCAATCACATAGTGCCCCCGTTG GTTCTGCTCTTGATGAAGCAGGACGCAACAATAACAACACTACTGGGGAGCGCAGGCTTCAGGAGACTGGAAACTGA